In Oceanotoga teriensis, the DNA window ATCGAAAAAATATCCAAAGAAATGAAAAATTTTGACATAAACCTCACAAAATCATATAATAGTGAAAAAAATAAGATAAAAGAAATTGAAGAAATAACCTACTCTTACAATAAAATGATAAAACAAATAAAAGACTCATTCGATGAAATAGAATCTATGAATGAAGAAATTGAAGATAGTTATAAAGAAAATCAAAAATTGATGAATAAAATGGAAAATTTGATAAGTATTTCAACAAAAATATTTCAACAAACAGATAAAAAAAACTTCCTTGTAGAAGTCTTTGATAACTTGTTTGAATTTATTCCAGAAGCTGACTATGGAATAATATCGACTGTTGAACAAGATCGTATCATATTTTTAAAATCAAAGGGACATGATCTAAAAGGATTGAATTCATTAAAAATATCTATAAATGATTATGATTTTAAAAAAAATGTTGAAATTATAAAAAATACAAAAACAATAAATAAAATATCCACAAAATATCCACAACTCCCAAATCATTTAAAAAATATATATAAAACTTTATTCATACCAATAAGAACAGAAAATAAATTCTATGGAAATATAACTTTACATACATCATACGAAAGTAAGAGCAATTTCACTTCAGAATCATTTAGATTCGCAGAATTTTTTTATAGTTTTATAAAAATGTTCATGACCTTAAAAGAATTTGATGAAATAGAGACAAAAACCCAAACAGATATAATAATATCCTTGATAAAAATGATAGAATACAAAGATAAATATACGAAAGGCCATTCAGAAAATGTCGCAAAACTCGCAAAAAAAATGGCTATAGAAATGAATCTTCCAGAAAAAGAAATACAAAAAATATACCTTGCTGGTTTGGTACATGATATAGGAAAAGTACTCATAAAAGATGAAATACTTAATAAGCCTGGAAAATTAACTCCAGAAGAATTCGATGAAATAAAAAAACATCCCCTATATGCATATGAAGTGTTGAACAAAATGACAAGCATGAAAGAAATAGCAAAGATAGTAAAACATCATCATGAAAGATGTGATGGCAAAGGATACCCCGATGGTTTAAAATGCGATCAAATACCTATATATTCAAAAATATTGAGTATTGTAGACACTTGGGATGCTATGACTAGCAACAGAATATACAGAAATAAATTGACAAAAGAACAAGCACTTGAAGAACTTTATAAATGCAAAAAAACTCAATTTGATGAGAATATAGTAGAAATATTTTCAAGTATGATAAAAAAAGAAGAATCTTAAAAAGATTCTTCTTTTTTATATTATTTTAATCTCAAAGCTTGCCCTTCCAAGAATTTCAAAGTTATTTCCATCATGCCAAACTTCACCAAAATACATTATTTCTTTTCCTTCTAAAGAATAAATATCATATCGCCATGAATATAATAAATTATCTATATAATGCAAAATAAAACCCTCATATGAGGGTTTTATTTATTTTCTACTTCCGGGTTTTATAGGTTTATCTCCATTCTTACAAAATGGACAATCATCTTCTTCATAAATATCTGGTTTGATATCAACTAAAGAAATTATTTTATCTCCATCTATTTCATCTATACTACCTCTATTCACTATACAAGCTTTATATATTTTTTTCGGTTTATAATTTTTTAAAACTTCTATAACTTCTTTTGTAGATTTTCCAGTTGTTATAACATCTTCTACTATTAAAATTCTCAAATTTTCTTCCAATACAAATCCACGTCTTATATCCATATTTCCTTCTGAATTTCTTTCTGAAAATATAAAATTTTTTCCTAAAGCTTTTGCAGTTTCATATCCTATTATTATTCCGCCAAGAGCTGGAGAAACAACTATATCTACTTCATCATCTAATTTGTCAGCAATCATCTCCCCAAACATCTCCGCATAATCTGGATACATCAATACTTTTGCACATTGTATATATGTATCTGAATGTTTTCCAGATGAAAGCAAAAAATGTCCTTTTAAAACAGCTTCAGTTTTTTCTAAAATATTCATTATATTATTTTTCATAAATATCAATCTCCTCATTAATATTATTTTTTAAAGTGATCAAACTTTTCTTTGGATCTTCAGAAAAAATAATACCTCTTGATGAATTAATCAATATATTTTTATTATATGTACTTTTAATAAGAGCTTTCAAATCTCCGCCTTGTGCACCTATACCTGGAATTAAATAAATTTCATTTTCTGTTATTTCATCTAAATCTTCTATACATTCTTGAGTTGCACCTGCAACTATTCCAACTCTATTTTCAAATAATCTATTCAATTCATTCGCCAATTTTGAAGTTTTTATATGAAGTTTATTTGGAATTATCAAATCTTGTGCACTTTTATTAGATGTCAAACTCAAAATAAATATATGTGAATCTTTAAATTCAAGATATGGAATCAAAGAATCTCTTCCCATATAAGGATTAACTGTTATAGAATCGATTTGCAAATGATCAAAATAATATTTTGCATAAGCTTTTGCAGTATTACCTATATCGCCTCTTTTACAATCTATTATTATTGGAGTATCAGTACTTTTGATATATTCAACTGTTTTTTCCATCATTTTAATACCCTTATATCCAATTTGTTCATAAAAGGCTATATTCAATTTATAGGTATTTGTATTCTCATAAGTAGAATCTATTATATATTTATTAAAATTGAAGATTTTTTCTTCATTCACTCCAAATTTATCTGAAATTTTTTCTATATCGCTATCAAGTCCAACACAAACTCTTGAATTCCTGAGATCAACATTTTTCAAATATCTATTATAAAACATAATTATCAGTCCTTTCATGAGATTTAGAAACAATATCTTCAAAGTTCTTATTCTTAGATGATAAATAAAAAGCTGTATTTTTAATAATCTTATTAACAATTTCTGGATCCATCATCATAGCCGTCCCAACACCAATAAGATTTGCTCCAGCCATGGCCAATTCAATAGCATCTTCATGATTAAAAACTCCACCCATACCTATTATTGGTAAATATGGAAATTTTTCTCTTATTTTATAAATACAATGTACAGCCATAGGTTTTATAAAAGATCCAGATACACCCCCAGTTTTCATTTTCAAAATAGGTTTACCTGTATTTATATCTATTTTCATACCTTTTAAAGTATTGATCAAAGTAACTCCAGAAGCACCATTATAAACACCTATTTTAACGAGTTCTTCTAAATTACTTTCATAACCAAATTTCAAAAAAATAGGTTTATCTGTTGAATTACAAGATCTTTCAATAACTTTAGAAAGTAGTTTTTTATCATTTAGAAGTGTTGCTCCACCTTTATTTACATTTGGACATGAAAGATTTAATTCATAAAAATCTATATCATAATCATCAATTTTTTCTATCATATATTCAAAATCATATTCATTATATCCACCTATACTTATTATCTTTAAAGTATTATAATCTTCTATTCTTTTAATTTCATTTTCTATAAAATAATCTATTCCTTTATTTTCAAGTCCTATAGAGTTGAGAAGTCCATCATTCAAATTAACTATTCTCGGAGCTTTATTACCTATCTTGGGTTCTTTTGTTATTGTTTTAGTAGTTATTCCACCCAAATTATTTATATCTATTATTTCTGAAAGTTCTTCAAAGTTTCCACAAGGTCCAGAAGCTATGATAAAAGGATTTTTTATTTTTTTATTGAATAAATTTGTTTCGAGAAGATTCATTATAAAATCACCTCTTTAATATTAAATAAAGGTCCATCTTTACAAACCATTTTAACTCCATCCACAGTATCAACAGGGCATCCTTTACACATACCTATTCCACAACCCATATTTTCTTCCATAGATATCCACGCTGTTTGATAAGAATCTATTATATACTTTAAATATATAAACATTCCTTTTGGACCACATGAAATTATATTTATATCTTTTCCTTTATTTCTATTTAAAATATAATCAACGGGATTCATTCCATCTATTCTATCAACAAAAATATTATCATCATCAACTATGCTTTTTATACGATAATCAGAAAATCCAAAAACACTATCTTCAATAATATTTGGATAGATTTTTTTTAAATGCATTAAAGGGGCACTTCCACAGCCCCCTCCAATCAAAATATATTTTTTATTAAAGTCTATAAACTTAGAAAAAGGAGAACCATAAGGTCCCCTAAATAAAAGTTCTTCTCCAATTTTTAGCTTTATTAAAAACTTAGAAAAATCTCCTGCATTTCTTATCAAAACTTTAAATTCAAAATCCTTACAATCCATTACAGAAAATGGCTTAGAAAGATTATAACCATCTTTTGATTTCATCATCAAAAATTGTCCTGGCTCTATATCTAATTTTTTATCGGTTTTAAAAGTAATAACTCCATAATTATAAAAAGATTTGTTTTCGACAACTCTTGCTAAGTTCATACCAAAACATCTTCTTTCGAATAAACTTTTTTACCTTTTATAAAAGTATATTCAACAACACCAGGAAGATCCATTCCCATAAAAGGAGTATTTTTACCTTTTGAAAATACTGTTTTATTATTTACATTCCATGTTTCATTTTCATTCAAAATCACTAAATCAGCAAAATATCCTTCTTTTATATCTCCCTTTTTTTCTAAATTAAAGATTCTTGTTGGATAATAAGTTACCTTTTCTATGAGTTTTTTTAATGAAATATCTTCTTCAATAGAAAGTTTCAAAAGAGAGGATAATAAAGTATCTAAACCACTTATACCATTTGGGGCATTCTGAAACTCTACTTCTTTTTCATAATCAGCATGTGGTGCGTGATCTGTAACTATTATATCTATTAAATCATCTTTTAAAGCTTGAATAAAAGTATTTCGAGATTCTTCATCCGCCAATGGTGGATTAACTTTAAAAGATGTAGAATAATCTTTTAAATCTTTATCTGTAAATATCAAATGATTATGTGTAACTTCACAGCTAACCTTAACTCCATCTTTTTTTGCATTTTTTATTAAATTCAAACTTTCTTGAGTTGAAACATGAGCTATATGTACATGTGCATCTGTATATTTAGCAAGTTCTATATCCCTTGCAACCATTATAGATTCTGCAACAGAAGGTATTCCATAAATCCCATAAAAATTTGAATATTCACCTTCTCGCATAAAACCCGTTTTAGATAATTCTTTAACTTCTGCATGATTTATTATAGGTCTATTAGTCATTTTATAATATTCAAGAGCTTTAAGCATTATATGTGCATTTTCAACTGGATTACCATCATCTGAAAATGCTATTGCACCTCGTTTAGCCATATTAATCATCGGTGCAAGTTCAACACCTTGTGATTTTTTAGTAACAGCTCCTATAGGCAAAATTTCTGAAAGGCCATATAATTCAGATTTCATTTTTAAATATTCTACTAAATATTCATTATCTATAACAGGATCTGTGTTTGGCATTACTCCTACAGTAGTCACACCACCTTTAACTGCAGCTTTAAGTCCACTCTCTATAGTCTCTTTATATTCATATCCTGGTTCTCTGAGATGAACATGCATATCTATAATACCAGGTATTAAAGTTTTTCCATTTAAATCAATACATTCATCATATACAAGAGAATCTGGTGTATCTTCACATGAAAATATCTTTTCAATAATTCCATTATTTAAAAGTAAATCAAACATTCCATCACATGATTTAGATAAAACTTTAGCATTCTTTAAAAAAATTATCATATACCTTCACCGCCCATCATCTTATAAATCAAGGCTGTTCTCGTTGCAACACCATTTTTAACCTGTTCATTTATAACTGAATAATGCTTATCTGCTATACTACCAGAAAGTTCTACACCTCTATTTATAGGACCTGGATGCATAAGTATTGCGTTTTTATTGGCATATTTTTCAAATAATTCTTCAGTAATTCCAAAATTTTCATTATACTCTTTAAGACTGGCAAATAATCCATCTGTCTGTCTTTCAAGTTGCATTCTTAAACCCATAACAACATCTGATCCTTTAATCGCTTCAACAACATCATTTGTAAAATTCATATTATAAAGTGAAGATGATTTTGGTGTAAGTGTAGACGGTGAACAAACAGTTATATTTGCACCGAGTTTATTTAAAAGTTTGAGGTTAGATCTTATAACTCGACTATGATAATAATCTCCTATTATTGAAATTCGTAAATCTTTAAAAGAACCAAATCTTTCAAAAATGGTAAAAGTATCGAGTAAAGCTTGTGTGGGATGTGCGTGAAGACCGTCTCCAGCATTTATTATTTGAGCATCTGTAAACTTGCTTATAAAAGCTGGCGAACCAGGTTCTCTATGTCTTATAACATAAAGATCTATAGACATAGATGACAATGTAAGAACTGTATCTTTTAAAGTCTCTTTTTTAGATAAAGCACTTGAAGAAGTATTAAAATTTAACACATTCATTCCTAAAAATTTTTCTGCAAGTTCAAATGAATTTTTAGTCCTTGTACTCGGTTCTACAAAAAGATTACAAACCGTCTTATCTTTAAAAATAGGCAATTTATTTACCGGTGAACTCATTCGTCTTTTGAATATTTTAGCAAGTTCAAAAAGTTCATAAACTTCCATTATTTCTAATTCGTCAACATCGTAGAGATTTCGTGCTCTCATGGCAATCATATTAATCTCCTCCTAAATTTATTTAATTTTATAAAAAAAACACTCATCTAAACAAAGATGAGTGTTCCATAATTGATTTCATAAAGAGAAAATGATATCCCCTGTTTTAAAAACAGGTTATGGAGGAATATTGATTTTTTATTAAATTCATTGTTCATATTAACCCTCCTATCAATTTCTTATATATACTAACACTTTTAAAATATTTTTATTTTACATAAAAATTAATTTTATTTTACATTTTAAGCACATCATCCTTCAAAATCTTAAAACCTTCATTCTCTAT includes these proteins:
- a CDS encoding dihydroorotate dehydrogenase yields the protein MNLLETNLFNKKIKNPFIIASGPCGNFEELSEIIDINNLGGITTKTITKEPKIGNKAPRIVNLNDGLLNSIGLENKGIDYFIENEIKRIEDYNTLKIISIGGYNEYDFEYMIEKIDDYDIDFYELNLSCPNVNKGGATLLNDKKLLSKVIERSCNSTDKPIFLKFGYESNLEELVKIGVYNGASGVTLINTLKGMKIDINTGKPILKMKTGGVSGSFIKPMAVHCIYKIREKFPYLPIIGMGGVFNHEDAIELAMAGANLIGVGTAMMMDPEIVNKIIKNTAFYLSSKNKNFEDIVSKSHERTDNYVL
- a CDS encoding HD domain-containing phosphohydrolase → MKYRLKTVLFILIMIIFLISILLTGFYSYKISKNALNEKGKILLKNSVKSAMVLAKEKYNDHIKKYGNEENSKISLENALSSIPSDQENDYYIIYDSKGNIIMHPEIKNQNAYNYSDAKNPEFKMVQKTIEIAKNGGGYIEYNWKYPKNTSIGLKISYAEYFEPWDLIITSTAYYSDFNKEAEKIKNYMIIFSIIFISLGIIYINNFSKKISKPIEKISKEMKNFDINLTKSYNSEKNKIKEIEEITYSYNKMIKQIKDSFDEIESMNEEIEDSYKENQKLMNKMENLISISTKIFQQTDKKNFLVEVFDNLFEFIPEADYGIISTVEQDRIIFLKSKGHDLKGLNSLKISINDYDFKKNVEIIKNTKTINKISTKYPQLPNHLKNIYKTLFIPIRTENKFYGNITLHTSYESKSNFTSESFRFAEFFYSFIKMFMTLKEFDEIETKTQTDIIISLIKMIEYKDKYTKGHSENVAKLAKKMAIEMNLPEKEIQKIYLAGLVHDIGKVLIKDEILNKPGKLTPEEFDEIKKHPLYAYEVLNKMTSMKEIAKIVKHHHERCDGKGYPDGLKCDQIPIYSKILSIVDTWDAMTSNRIYRNKLTKEQALEELYKCKKTQFDENIVEIFSSMIKKEES
- a CDS encoding iron-sulfur cluster-binding protein, which gives rise to MNLARVVENKSFYNYGVITFKTDKKLDIEPGQFLMMKSKDGYNLSKPFSVMDCKDFEFKVLIRNAGDFSKFLIKLKIGEELLFRGPYGSPFSKFIDFNKKYILIGGGCGSAPLMHLKKIYPNIIEDSVFGFSDYRIKSIVDDDNIFVDRIDGMNPVDYILNRNKGKDINIISCGPKGMFIYLKYIIDSYQTAWISMEENMGCGIGMCKGCPVDTVDGVKMVCKDGPLFNIKEVIL
- a CDS encoding dihydroorotase; protein product: MIIFLKNAKVLSKSCDGMFDLLLNNGIIEKIFSCEDTPDSLVYDECIDLNGKTLIPGIIDMHVHLREPGYEYKETIESGLKAAVKGGVTTVGVMPNTDPVIDNEYLVEYLKMKSELYGLSEILPIGAVTKKSQGVELAPMINMAKRGAIAFSDDGNPVENAHIMLKALEYYKMTNRPIINHAEVKELSKTGFMREGEYSNFYGIYGIPSVAESIMVARDIELAKYTDAHVHIAHVSTQESLNLIKNAKKDGVKVSCEVTHNHLIFTDKDLKDYSTSFKVNPPLADEESRNTFIQALKDDLIDIIVTDHAPHADYEKEVEFQNAPNGISGLDTLLSSLLKLSIEEDISLKKLIEKVTYYPTRIFNLEKKGDIKEGYFADLVILNENETWNVNNKTVFSKGKNTPFMGMDLPGVVEYTFIKGKKVYSKEDVLV
- a CDS encoding aspartate carbamoyltransferase catalytic subunit; protein product: MIAMRARNLYDVDELEIMEVYELFELAKIFKRRMSSPVNKLPIFKDKTVCNLFVEPSTRTKNSFELAEKFLGMNVLNFNTSSSALSKKETLKDTVLTLSSMSIDLYVIRHREPGSPAFISKFTDAQIINAGDGLHAHPTQALLDTFTIFERFGSFKDLRISIIGDYYHSRVIRSNLKLLNKLGANITVCSPSTLTPKSSSLYNMNFTNDVVEAIKGSDVVMGLRMQLERQTDGLFASLKEYNENFGITEELFEKYANKNAILMHPGPINRGVELSGSIADKHYSVINEQVKNGVATRTALIYKMMGGEGI
- the pyrF gene encoding orotidine-5'-phosphate decarboxylase, with product MFYNRYLKNVDLRNSRVCVGLDSDIEKISDKFGVNEEKIFNFNKYIIDSTYENTNTYKLNIAFYEQIGYKGIKMMEKTVEYIKSTDTPIIIDCKRGDIGNTAKAYAKYYFDHLQIDSITVNPYMGRDSLIPYLEFKDSHIFILSLTSNKSAQDLIIPNKLHIKTSKLANELNRLFENRVGIVAGATQECIEDLDEITENEIYLIPGIGAQGGDLKALIKSTYNKNILINSSRGIIFSEDPKKSLITLKNNINEEIDIYEK
- the pyrE gene encoding orotate phosphoribosyltransferase, which gives rise to MKNNIMNILEKTEAVLKGHFLLSSGKHSDTYIQCAKVLMYPDYAEMFGEMIADKLDDEVDIVVSPALGGIIIGYETAKALGKNFIFSERNSEGNMDIRRGFVLEENLRILIVEDVITTGKSTKEVIEVLKNYKPKKIYKACIVNRGSIDEIDGDKIISLVDIKPDIYEEDDCPFCKNGDKPIKPGSRK